DNA sequence from the Malus domestica chromosome 11, GDT2T_hap1 genome:
ATGCATGATCTTGTGCACGATCTTGCGGAACATCTATCTGAATCTGAAGGCTTGACGAGAGATTTATGTGGCGTAGATAATACACATGAGATTCGACATGTTGCTCGGGCTTCTACTTCTACACTGGAAAAAATTCCAGAAAGAAGTGCTAGGAAATTGTGGTCACTATTTTCCGATAACGGTGAAGTTCCTACTAACATTCTTCCACGGTTCAAAGCTTTACGAGTCTTGAATTTAAGTAAAGCTAATATTGAAGAATTTCCAGTTTTGGTTGGAAGGTTGAAACACTTGAGGTATCTTGACATTTCTGGTACAAGATTCAAAGCACTCCCCAAATCTATAGGCAAGCTCTATAACCTTCAGACATTAAGAGCAAAGAATTGTACCCTTAAGGAGTTTCCAAAAGAACTGCAAAACTTGATCAACCTGAgacatatttattttgattggaATATCAAATTCCCACAAGGGATAGGGCGGCTGACTTGCCTTCGAACATTACCTTACTTTTCAGTGGGTAATGAGATTGGTCGCCGAATTGAAGAGTTGGCTGGCTTGAAACAATTGAAGGGTGAATTAATTGTTTCTAATTTGCAGCTTGTAAAGAATGGAGAAGAAGCAAAGAAAGCAAAGTTAGAGGATAAGACGAAAATACGCCATTTAAGCTTCAATTGGACAGAAGATAGGTCAACAACAGACAACAACGAGGACGAAGATGTCCTAGAAGGCCTCCGACCACATCTTGAGTTGGAGAGCTTAAGTATTGCAAACTTCATGGGCAACAAGTTTCCAACGTGGATGATGAGTGGGTCATTAATGCCcaacaaattgaagaagattgagTTACTTGGATGCGACAAATGTGAAGGAGTGCCGCCGCTCGGTCATCTACCCAGTCTTACGGAGCTTAAGATTAGAGGAATGGCTAACTTGAAATGTGTTGGTGCTGAGTTCTATGGTTATGATCTTGTCCACAATGTAGCCACGACAAGTAAGGAGGTAATTACTTTATTTCCAGCGCTAAAAGTATTATATATTTCTAAGTGTGGTGATCTAAATGAATGGAAGCAAGCACCGACAACGTCAAGAAAAAAAGTTGTGGTTTTTCCTAGTCTCGAGATGTTGACCATTGAAGATTGTTCCAAATTAAGAAATGCTCCGAGTCATTTTCCATTTCTCCAAAAGTTGGAGATGTCTTCTTGTGATAGCAGAACGCCAATAGAAGAAATAAGCAGTGGATTAACAACTCTCACTTTCCTCAAAATAAAAGGTATTAAGGAGCTTACTTGTTTGCCGCAAGGGATTTTGAAGAAGAATAATAAACTCTCATCTTTGGATATAAGTGATTGCAATGATTTAACTTGTATTACCCAAGATGTAGTCGGTTCTTGCAGTTCTCTTGAAAGATTGTGTATTTGGAGTTGCAAAAAGCTGAGGTATTTGCCAAATGGGCTAGACACGCTCCCGCTCCTTGAGGTATTGGAAATATCAGAATGTCCTAGTCTAGAGTTTATTCCAATTACACAGAGCATGGCATCTCtacaagaaataaaaattgtAGATTGTGGACGATTGTCACGCTTGCCGAGTGGGTTGAAGAACTGCACCTCTCTCCAGAAACTGAGTATACAGAAATGCAATGGATTATCAGGCCCATTGAGTTTATGGGCCTCTCTCGTGGAATTGAGTATATGGAGTTGCGATAATCTGACATCAATTGAAATGAAAGGCAGCATGTCCCTCACCGCCTCTCTTCAGAAATTGACGATTTGGGATTGCCGTGAATTGACAAGCTTACCTGCTCTTCCACAACAATGTCCCTCTCTTCAAGAATTGATGATAAATGATTGCCCAAAGCTATCATGGTTTGGTGTCAAAAGTAGGAGAGTTGAGGAGGAGTGCATTAGTCTTGGACAACTGTGGATATGGAGTTGCCCAAAGCTAGCGTCCTTTTGTGCCCAAAATAGCAGAATTGACGAGGAGTGCATTAGTCTACAATCTACTTCAGACTTGCGCACCATGACCTCCCTTCGACAACTAGAGATTTCCTATTGTGAAAGATTAGAAAGTTGGGTGAGCAGCCTGCAATTCCCACTCTCTCTTGAGACGCTGTCAATAGTCAAAATCCCTAATTTACAGATTCTTCCAAGTTTAGACCACCTTAATTCTCTCAGGTATTTGGAAATCGGTGGGTTCTGGGAGGAGCTCGATTCCTTCCCTGATTTTCAAGTTGGATCATTAATGCATCTTGAATGTTTAAGGTTGTCTGGTTGGCCTAAGCTCAAGTCTCTGCCTCAACAAATTCAACACCTCACTTCTCTATCATATTTGATTATAGTTAACTTTGAGGGAGTGGAGACTTTGCCAGAATGGTTGGGTAGCCTTACATCCCTTACGGACCTTCTCATTTTTcattgcaagaatctgatgaaTTTACCAAGTGTCCAAGCTATGCAACGCCTCACCAAATTACAAATTCTCCGTATAGTTAGATGTCATCCCCTTTTAGTGGAAAGATGCAGGAGGGGCAGCGGCACAGATTGGCCTAAGATTTCCCACATTCCAGATATCATGAGTAAGTTTTGAAATCATTGAAATCAAATAACAGAGCTGACGGTATATGTTTATATCCTTTGTTCATTTATTCCATGCCTCCACTAGTACTACACTCAAATTTAAACCAGTATAACATAATTTCTTTATCCTTCTCCCTCTTCTTTTAAATCAGTCGGAAACTTCTGAGACAACAGTTGGATTGAAGCTATGTAACGCCTTGCGATACTTCAACAAATGTGTATTGGGAAAACCAAATTTCATGGTGTGCAAGGCCACACTTCTCCGAGATTACTTGTATTCCAGTTTTGTGTACAAACGACTCCAAATGGCTCAAACTTTCGCATTGAAATCAAGTCATGTAAGATTTTCAAACCCACACCTCTTCTCTTCTACTTCTAATTGATCAATACATTAAAATGTTGACTTCTGACTTACTATATATGTTGTGTGTTTCCCAGTGCCATCTATATTTCTTTTGCTATGCTGTGGCGTTTTTCTCGCTCTACCTTCATTTCTCAATAATATACTTCTTTTTATAGTCCTTGGGCATTCTCCTTTACATGTTATCTTTCTTAATTCCGGCAACATCAAtcaatattttaactttctttaGTTCATCTGTAAGAGTGCTGAACCACTAGCTTGATCACCCATCGTGGTATTGAATCTTGTTTAATCACACACTGCCAGCACCCAAGTAGTGTTAGATGAGTAATGCCAAGAATTGTCATCATGTAAAACCATGTTCATATAATATATACAGCTACTGCAATTACTTTCTGTTTGTTATTGTTATCCTTATGAAGATTTTGGATTGATATTTTTATGGTTACTTATGACATATGAACAGATTTTCGAATCGTATGAACAgtgatttgaatttgtttgatttatttatcTCTATTTCATATCCCTTGAGTAACTTGATGAACTGTCAAATACCCCATTATTGCAAAAATTAGGTAAAAGAATCTTCAATTACTCGAGATAATTTTCAAGCCTGCAATTCCCACTCTCTCTTGAGACGCTGACAATAAGAAACATCCCGAATTTAGAGTCTTCCAAGTTTAGACAGCCTCCATTCTCTCTGTCATTTGGAAATCGGTGGCTTCTGGGAGGAGCTTGATTCCTTTCTTGATTTTCATGTTGGATCATTAATGCATCTGACAAGGTTAGCCTTGTATGGTTGGCCTAAGCTCAAGTCTCTGCCTCAACAAATTCAACACCTCACTTCTAACATTTTTGGAGATATATTAATTTGATAGAGTGGAGACATTACCAGAATGGTTGGGTAACCTTACCTACCTTACAGAGCTGGACATTCAAGATTGCAAGAATTTGATGAATTTACCTAGTGTCCAAGCTATGCAACGCCTCACCAACTTACATACTCTGACTATTTATGAATGTCATCCCCTTCTAAAGCAAAGATGCATCAGGGACAGCGGCATAGATTGACCTAAGATTCTCACATTCCACTTATCccaagtatgttttaaaattatTGAAGTCAAATTACAAAGCTCACGTTATAGGTTTAtatcttttgttcttttattcTGTGTCTTCACTATTACTACACAAAAATTCAAAGTACGTGGTATAACAGAATTTGtttatccttctcctttttAAGTCACACAGCAGTTGAATCGATGGTAGGCAGCACCTTACCAAATTTCATGGTGTGCAAGGCCACAGTTCTCCAAGATTACTACCATTCCAGTTGTATGTACAAATGACTCCACATGGCTCCAACTTCTGCATTGAAATTGATCGAGTGGCACGCTCGGTATGTGTCAACTCGAGAAACCATGCAAGTAGCTTTGATCCAATATCACTTCAACTCCGCATGTTGATTAAACAGTGGATAAGTAGCTTTTATGTTGTGCTTAAGTGTTAGGCCCATTATGATATGACGGTGGGAGATTTAAGAGCCCTTGATTTTTGGGTCTCACTAAGACCTCTATAAAGGGGTCGAATACCCTAAACAATCGAATCCACGAGACAAAAACTACATCACACCATTTTAGATATGTCTTGTAATCACATCAAACATATAACTGGCTAGTACAATAGACGTATCCCATTTTTAAGGGTGAACCACTTAAATTCTTTTGTTCATAGTTTAGCTCTATATCCCGAGCCCACCAAGGGTTGACCATACTGTCTTTGTTGAGCCCCTCAATTTTGAGCATTAACATAATTTTATTCTCAATGTTGAAAGATATCCCAAATTTGAATAGTTTTCCACGTTTAGTTAAAACAAACCATGTTAATTGAAAACTTTTTAATATGATAATTAACTTTTCAATTCATTAATGATTTAATTAGTACTCGTACAATAGACTTcgaatgaacaaaaaaaatcaacaaaaatctTCAAAACATATGCATCTGATCAACAAAAACTGGTATGAAAAGAATGTCAGTCTGAAATACTAGTTATAAAACTCGTAAATAGTAGTGTGGCATTCAGCAAGAAGAAAGCATAATCAGGTCCTGAGAGATATAGCTAGTAGTATTCCACTCGGAAGACTTGGATCTTGCCTGAAGTGGGATTAGAATGTGCAATGCAGTATGGGGGATACGGAAGTTAATTACGGTGGTCTTCTATCCACAGGTTGAGACACAGTGTCGCTTACTCTTTTTGTGGACTTGAGGACCGCCAAAACATTCTTATGTATCAGCCTACGGCATTGTTTCTTCCCGGGTCCGTTATCTACTGACTTTTTCCAAATTCATGTGTTTGCATTAGGCGGCTTTCTCAATTGTGAATTCATTTTGATCCAGGATATAGTAAAAGTGTGGTTAAGGCAGGAATGTCAGTAAATCTGTAAGGgatccggatcccttccacctgAGCCAACTGAGCATAAAatccggaccattgaaatttgatcaaacggttagaAACAGGAGGTcctattaaaaattataataactttagccgttggatcaaatttcaagagttcGGATTTTGTGCTAAGTTGGCTcaggtggaagggatccgaagATCCCTTTCCATCTGTAAATGCACTAGCTTCataggaaagggatcctcttcggatcccttccaccaaatccattAAGTCAATCAATCTGGGCtcttgaaatttaatcaaaagGTTAAAAACAGAGACccctttaaaatttaaaataactttaaccgttagatcaaatttcaagagctTAGATTGATAAACTTGATGGATTTGATGGAAGAGATCTATAGATGATCCCCTTCCGGCTTCATATACCACTAAATCCATTATTATATGGTAAATAGTGGAAGCTTCAGCTTTATAATACGGTTaaagtttaattgattttattTACTCTCTTGCCATTTTATGTTGCTTGAGTTGACTGTATTATAATACTCTTTTGtcacatttattttatatggAATGTGCTACAGGTTCCCATCTTCCCTCTTTTTCTcagttttatctttttattagtACTGCGACATTACGTCTGTTCATCTTTTTTGCATCTAGTTTCAGTAGTTGGCTTTGGTTGCATAATGTAACAGAGATTAGGTGGTCCACAAGGGATGAATATGGAGTGGCAAGTTGCACCATCAAGCCCAAGTTCCTACATTGTGAAGAGGATATTGCGCTTGGATATTCCAGTAGATAGCTTTCCAAATGTAAGCCACCCATATAAAAATTTGGCAGATATATTCACCAAATCTttaccaaagtgcacatttcagaagCTAGTGTAAGGTATCGAATTACGTCTGCTTACCAATCAATTAAATTTGAAGAATACAGAAACAGGAGGAGATACATTTCAGAGGAGCAcccatgatacatgcatgttgtactatttttccttcgactaggatttttcccactggtttttcctatcaaggttttaacgaggcaacataagcatacttaacactatatcaacaatccaagcaaagttgtactctttttccttcgcaacagttttttcccattgggtttttacgagcaaggttttaacgaggcaactgatattgatatgtgggcatccagtGGGAAGTGTTGTAAATTGTGGGAATGTATGCCCCATGCTAATAGTAAGATTCCCACATGCTTTAGCTAATAGTAAGATAGACTTGGAAATAGTTGTATTATTATTGTTGTATGAATTTTATCAAAAGGCAATGATTTCACTTTGTAAACCTTCACAGATGTGGCTCTATATAAAGAGCACTCCGTGTGTGATCACAATAcacaacaaagaaaagaaatgaaagaaatAATATCAGTATCTCTCATTTCCTCTCTTTACCTGCAATCTTTTTGTGTTATAGTTACGAAACTAAACAATGTGATACTTTGAACCCGTTTCGCTCCTGTCCCTACCAAGGATTATCTCTccaacttttgcctatttataacatgtATTGGTTTTTAAGTTTTTGACCGACCTTCTTTCTAGCCTACTGTTTAATTTATTGCGAGCATGATACCTCAAGGTTATTGTCAAATCCCGGCCCGGGCagccaccacatcccaggcctgactccaccatagcacgatattgtctgctttgggcacaccctcacgattttgtttctgagaactcacgagcaacttcccagtggatcacccatcctgggaatgttTTGGcccattctcgcttaactttggagttcctacggaatccgaagccagtgagctcccaaaaggcctcgtgctaggtaaagatgtgaatatacatataaggcttacatgatccactcccctggacgatgtgggatgttacagttaTGACCTGGGTTTGAAGGCTGATATTGATGATGGTGAAGATTATGATGATGTGATTTTTAAGAGCTTAACtatctttaatattttaaatcacatgttataatatttttttcatagaTATAGATAACTGCAATTATaaatttttgtataaaaaaatatcaTACATTAATACAAAAGTGTACATAAATAAGGGATTTTGAtcaaaagttgaaaaccaataaGATTTCAACTAAAGAACATAGAAAACTAGAGACTGCATCCaaagtgttaaaaaaaaaaaaaaattgaaagtcaTCTTCTTTTCAATCTAGGGTTTATCCTTCAACCTTCAAATGTATTTTTACCGCCACCAACACTGCTTCGATTTGATTTATAAAAATTCCTCCACAAAATCAAATCtagcctaaaccctaatcctaaACTCTCTTCTATCAGTGTATTGAATCTTCGTTAGATAAATGAATGCATTTTAAACGGGTGAAAGGGGTTTGAATTTGACATGGTTGAATCAATTCTGCACATGAAGTTCGGGTTCTGGATGTATGTTTCTGAAAACAATTCGAACCGTCCTAATAGAGAAAgaaagacacacacacacatatatatagagtAGAAGACATTTGGATAGAAACGGCAGGTGCTCTTAGAAAGAATGAGAATTTAAGTTTAAATATGGGGTGTAGATAGAAAAGCGAGTTGCTCATATAGGGGTTAAATTTAGAACCAATTAAATTCAAcacgagagattttttaatgtatttaaaatataaaacggTATATCACGTATTATAATACCAATAAAAAAACACTGAAAAATATataggcctaatcggataaatggtccccgtggtcataaggtattcggatgatagcccatgtggtaaaaaaattcggatttaaacccctgtggtctaagtctgttaggatttatgccattctgttaaataatgctgacgtggctgccaaatgtctgccacgtggcaaaaataataattttttttaaacctgaatttttacaaaaaaaaagaaaaaaaaaacccagatctgcAGAAGAAGAACAAGCTCCCCCTACCCTCCGCCCGTTCCCCCCCCTCCGGctggacttcttctccttcttcttcttcttcccgccggagaccagctcccccccccccccgccggaGCCCTCTACCCGCgcgaccctcctccctctccttcttccttcttcttcttcttcccgtcGGAGACGAGCTCCCCCCTCGCCGGTCTCCCCGCgcgaccctcctccctctccctcttcctctttcttcttcttcttcttcttcttcttcccgccggagACCAGCTCCCCCCCTCGCCGGAGCCCTCTCCCCGCgcgaccctcctccctctccctcttccttcttcttcttcttcttgcagatctgggtttttttttttgtaaaaattcaggtttttaaaaaaaaaaaaattattatttttgccacgtggcagacatttggcagccacgtggcatatatgtggcaggtacatcagcattatttaacagaagggcataaatcctaacagacttagaccacatgggtttaaatcctaacagactatgaccacaggggtttaaatccgaatttttttaacacaaggGCTATCAtctgaataccttatgaccacatagaccatttatccgattacgCCAAAATATATATTGCTTTATTTATGTCAAGTGATTTATCGGCTCGTGTTTCGAAAGTATCTCTTTTTCAACACAATTGAACCAGTGAACGAAGAAGAGCCACGACTAAAGTAAATCTATTCTCCATTACTTATTATGAAAGGAATCTACGCTTTATTTTGCGATACAACTATCCTAATGGAGAAAGAAAGAATGAGAATTTATGCTTAAAGATAAGGTGTGGATAGAAAAGTGAGTTACACGTATAGGGGACACATGTCTAAAACAAAGAAGAATATATCCTCAAATATATATGAGATTATAagatcatttttaatttttgagttaaaatctaaaattttttagtctaaaaaatttaggttttaacttagaaataatttttttactctaaccattttgggttaaaattttagctccaaatcattaaagaatgaatttaggttttttttttctctcttaaaggaacttttttaaaagaaaaaattatgtatactgttcaaatttaattttatgaacattttaacttaaaaatatttagattctgcCAAATACTGAAAAATCACTAACAgacaccatgaaactcgtgaaacattatgaaagaatatgaaacacataaaagaattttttttaattactttagctgttggatttaaatttggaccgttagaattttttttttaccgttggatttcATCAAATTAGATATTTACcgttgaatttataaatataaaactaaaaaaaatatacatatatggtgGACTTGCCTCACTAACCCAATATGaaattttggactaaatttggcctagaaatgagttttgagttttaactcatATTTTCCCCAAAGGTTGGAGCAAGTTGGGGTaaatttaaaacctaaaatttgagttttactctaAGGGTTGAAGTAGGTCTAAAGGAAGGGTAAGATTCCTAAAAGCATCTTAGAGAACAAATGAATCAGAAAGTAAGCACATATCTGaagtaaaaaagaatatatgatgttgatatgtgggcatctaatggggagtgttgtaaattgtGGGAATGTATGCCCCCATGCTAATAGTAAGATTCCCACATGCTTTAGCTAATAGTAAGAAAGACTTGGAAATAGTTGTATTATTATTGTTGTATGAACTTTTCCAAAAGGCAATGATTTCACTTTGTAAACCTTCACAGATGTGGCTCTATATAAAGAGCACTCCGTGTGTGATCACAAT
Encoded proteins:
- the LOC103418922 gene encoding disease resistance protein RGA2-like — translated: MAAEVVLTFAAEGILKKVLSLAQKEFKFAWGFKAELEKLKESFTKIELLLNSVADKPQDPPIEAWVKKLKDVAHDAEDVLDELEYEGYRRKVEIQNHMKKKVLNFFSLSNPLAFRLQMAPKFQKINASLVDLKSEASLLGLVSKNKDATSQGIRWDRQTNSLIGKDEKTFGRGKAVSNIVTNLTNSKNNQENLAVMAIVGMGGLGKTTLAKSVYNEDSIHKFFEKRIWVCVSNTFDVTLILHRMLESLTLTNASSKDNQDAILKKLQEELKDKRYLLVLDDVWNEDARNWEYLMECLSKLNSAGGSKIIVTTRSGKVASISEKLLPRHELGKLSVDECWSIMKDRAFPDSSALEFDSSAPEFEAIGKEIAKNCGGIPLMAKVLGGILHNKKSTQEWSSFKNSRIWNNHSKEEDRIMSILRLSFDNLESPSLKQCFAYCSMFEKDAEIQRDNLIQLWMAQGLLRSSLGGSKDMEDIGNEYFDILLQSSLFQDATISDNGIVSECKMHDLVHDLAEHLSESEGLTRDLCGVDNTHEIRHVARASTSTLEKIPERSARKLWSLFSDNGEVPTNILPRFKALRVLNLSKANIEEFPVLVGRLKHLRYLDISGTRFKALPKSIGKLYNLQTLRAKNCTLKEFPKELQNLINLRHIYFDWNIKFPQGIGRLTCLRTLPYFSVGNEIGRRIEELAGLKQLKGELIVSNLQLVKNGEEAKKAKLEDKTKIRHLSFNWTEDRSTTDNNEDEDVLEGLRPHLELESLSIANFMGNKFPTWMMSGSLMPNKLKKIELLGCDKCEGVPPLGHLPSLTELKIRGMANLKCVGAEFYGYDLVHNVATTSKEVITLFPALKVLYISKCGDLNEWKQAPTTSRKKVVVFPSLEMLTIEDCSKLRNAPSHFPFLQKLEMSSCDSRTPIEEISSGLTTLTFLKIKGIKELTCLPQGILKKNNKLSSLDISDCNDLTCITQDVVGSCSSLERLCIWSCKKLRYLPNGLDTLPLLEVLEISECPSLEFIPITQSMASLQEIKIVDCGRLSRLPSGLKNCTSLQKLSIQKCNGLSGPLSLWASLVELSIWSCDNLTSIEMKGSMSLTASLQKLTIWDCRELTSLPALPQQCPSLQELMINDCPKLSWFGVKSRRVEEECISLGQLWIWSCPKLASFCAQNSRIDEECISLQSTSDLRTMTSLRQLEISYCERLESWVSSLQFPLSLETLSIVKIPNLQILPSLDHLNSLRYLEIGGFWEELDSFPDFQVGSLMHLECLRLSGWPKLKSLPQQIQHLTSLSYLIIVNFEGVETLPEWLGSLTSLTDLLIFHCKNLMNLPSVQAMQRLTKLQILRIVRCHPLLVERCRRGSGTDWPKISHIPDIMIGNF
- the LOC139189259 gene encoding UPF0329 protein ECU02_0060-like, with protein sequence MVYVVIRSARRRRRRKREREEGRAGRGLRRGGELVSGGKKKKKKKKKEEEGEGGGSRGETGEGGARLRREEEEEGRRRGRRVARVEGSGGGGGELVSGGKKKKKEKKSSRRGGNGRRV